In Desulfovibrio sp. 86, the following proteins share a genomic window:
- the hemL gene encoding glutamate-1-semialdehyde 2,1-aminomutase: MDTISRQLFEKAQVVIPGGVNSPVRACHNVDSHPLFIAEAHGCHLTDVDGRQYIDFVLSWGPMILGHDEPSVTRAVCDAAHRGTSYGAPCPDEVALAEAVVAAMPGLEMVRMVNSGTEATMSALRLARAATKRDKVLKFVGCYHGHADPFLAAAGSGLATFSIPGTPGVPAAVVADTLLAPYNDLDAVKECFAQHGGSIAAIIVEPVAANMGLVLPRPGFLEGLRAICDQYQSLLIFDEVITGFRAAFGGAQARFKIDPDLTTFGKIIGGGLPVGAFGGKRRYMELVAPRGGVYQAGTLSGNPLAMAAGLATLAILQKSDYAALEERTRKFAFSLRDIIAAKGVPLQMPTLASMFCPYFSEHEVTDFASAQKCDQKLFTSFYKQMRAQGIYLAPSGYETGMVSFAHTDDDFNRTLDAARKVIF; the protein is encoded by the coding sequence ATGGATACGATTTCGCGCCAGCTTTTTGAAAAGGCCCAGGTGGTCATTCCCGGTGGCGTCAACAGCCCCGTGCGGGCCTGCCATAATGTGGACAGCCACCCGCTCTTTATCGCCGAAGCGCACGGTTGCCACCTGACCGACGTTGACGGCCGTCAGTACATCGACTTCGTGCTTTCCTGGGGGCCCATGATACTTGGGCATGACGAACCCTCCGTCACCCGCGCCGTGTGCGACGCCGCCCATCGCGGCACCAGCTATGGCGCTCCCTGCCCCGACGAGGTGGCCCTGGCCGAAGCCGTGGTGGCCGCCATGCCCGGCCTTGAAATGGTGCGCATGGTCAATTCCGGCACAGAGGCCACCATGAGCGCCCTGCGTCTGGCCCGCGCCGCCACCAAGCGCGACAAAGTGCTCAAATTTGTGGGCTGCTATCACGGGCATGCCGATCCCTTCCTGGCGGCCGCCGGTTCCGGGCTGGCCACCTTCTCCATTCCCGGCACGCCCGGCGTGCCTGCGGCTGTGGTGGCCGACACCCTCCTTGCGCCGTATAATGATCTGGACGCGGTCAAGGAATGCTTCGCCCAACACGGCGGAAGCATCGCCGCCATCATTGTGGAACCCGTGGCAGCCAATATGGGCCTTGTGCTGCCCAGGCCCGGCTTTCTCGAAGGGCTGCGCGCCATCTGCGACCAGTACCAGAGCCTGCTCATCTTTGACGAGGTCATCACGGGCTTTCGCGCGGCATTTGGCGGGGCGCAGGCGCGCTTCAAGATAGATCCCGACCTCACCACCTTTGGCAAGATTATCGGCGGCGGCCTGCCCGTTGGGGCTTTTGGCGGCAAGCGCCGTTATATGGAGCTTGTGGCTCCGCGCGGCGGCGTGTATCAGGCGGGCACCCTTTCGGGCAATCCCCTGGCCATGGCCGCTGGCCTGGCCACGCTGGCCATTCTCCAGAAGTCGGACTACGCCGCCCTTGAAGAGCGCACCCGCAAGTTCGCCTTCAGCCTGCGCGACATCATTGCCGCCAAGGGCGTTCCCTTGCAGATGCCGACCCTGGCCTCCATGTTCTGCCCCTATTTCAGCGAACATGAAGTGACGGATTTCGCCAGCGCGCAAAAGTGCGATCAAAAGCTCTTCACCTCGTTTTACAAGCAGATGCGGGCACAGGGCATTTACCTCGCGCCTTCAGGCTATGAAACCGGCATGGTGTCCTTCGCCCACACGGACGATGACTTCAACAGAACTCTGGATGCGGCCCGCAAGGTCATTTTTTAA
- the ahbB gene encoding siroheme decarboxylase subunit beta: MSHQFSPEEQAVLRIVQDNLPDSLTPYADLAEQAGMTEAQVLELLGRLKESGAIRRFGASIKHQKTGWTHNAMVAWKVQPEQVEGCGRKVAEHTHISHAYYRPSAAADWPYELYTMIHGRSEAECLGVVEDIMKMTDLKEHAILRSLKELKKISMTYFA, translated from the coding sequence ATGAGCCATCAATTCAGTCCAGAAGAACAGGCGGTCCTGCGCATTGTGCAGGATAATCTGCCCGACAGTCTCACACCTTACGCCGATTTGGCGGAACAGGCGGGAATGACCGAAGCCCAGGTGCTTGAGCTGCTTGGCCGTCTCAAGGAATCCGGGGCCATCCGCCGTTTTGGCGCGAGCATCAAGCACCAGAAGACCGGCTGGACGCACAACGCCATGGTCGCCTGGAAGGTACAGCCCGAACAGGTTGAGGGCTGCGGCCGCAAAGTGGCCGAGCACACCCATATTTCGCACGCCTACTACCGTCCGAGCGCCGCCGCCGACTGGCCCTATGAGCTGTATACGATGATCCACGGGCGCAGCGAGGCCGAGTGCCTGGGCGTGGTGGAAGACATCATGAAGATGACTGATCTCAAGGAGCACGCCATCCTGCGCAGTCTCAAGGAACTGAAAAAAATTTCTATGACGTACTTCGCCTGA